TGATGAACGATCGCGGCCGGAAGGAAGCCTCATCCCATCGCAGGAGAGACACGCTGTGCCGTGGCCTGATGCTCTGCTGGCTGACCGCCCTGCTGCCGGTTCAACCGGTGGTCGCCCACTCCATCCCCTGGGAACGATTGACCACCGGCATGCAGGTGGCGGTCTGGAACCCCATTGAAACCTGCCCGCAGGTGCCCGCGTTGCTTATGCTCCAGGTTGACCCGGAACGGTTCCGGTTTTCCGTCCATCAATTTCGTGACGAGGGCCTCCGGTCCCCCATCTCGATCCATGATTGGCAGCAACGCACCGACGCCTACGTCCTGTTCAATGCAGGATTGTTTCGTGAAGACTATTCCTACTTAGGCGTCTTGCTCAAAGAAGGCCGATCGCTCGGAAGCAAGAAACACCATTCCTGGCAGGGACTGTTTGCAGCGGAACCCACCGACCGGACACTTCGAAAAGCACGCGTCTTCGACCTGGCCTTCGACGCGTTCACCGAAGATCCGCCGCTCTACCGTGAAGCCGCGCAATCATTGATGTTGTTCGACAGGACCGGAAAACTTCGAGTACGAGACAGCGGGAAGCGGGCGTTTCAAACGGTGGTGGCTGAAGATGGGCAAGGCGCCATTCTTGTGATCAAGACCGTGGATGTCGTCTCGCTCCATCACTTAGCCGACTGCCTGCACCGGCAACTGCCGCAACTTCAGCAGGCGATGGCCATGGATGGCGGCGCCTCATCCGATATCATCGCCAGTCCGGACCTGCTCCATGCTTCTCAGGAAACCGCCTCCCAAGCGGCCTGGCGCTCGCTATTGGCGGGAAGCACGGGCGTGCATATTCCCCTGCCA
This sequence is a window from Nitrospira sp.. Protein-coding genes within it:
- a CDS encoding phosphodiester glycosidase family protein, with the translated sequence MMNDRGRKEASSHRRRDTLCRGLMLCWLTALLPVQPVVAHSIPWERLTTGMQVAVWNPIETCPQVPALLMLQVDPERFRFSVHQFRDEGLRSPISIHDWQQRTDAYVLFNAGLFREDYSYLGVLLKEGRSLGSKKHHSWQGLFAAEPTDRTLRKARVFDLAFDAFTEDPPLYREAAQSLMLFDRTGKLRVRDSGKRAFQTVVAEDGQGAILVIKTVDVVSLHHLADCLHRQLPQLQQAMAMDGGASSDIIASPDLLHASQETASQAAWRSLLAGSTGVHIPLPTVIGISPRTPGRVGAAAEPPRAPRKP